The Phycisphaerae bacterium genome has a window encoding:
- a CDS encoding sulfite exporter TauE/SafE family protein has product MEGFILALASAVWLGVLTSISPCPLATNIAAISFIGRRVGRIRMVLLSGLVYTLGRSIVYAAIAAMLVLSLLSIPGVSNFLQTYMNKLLGPVLIVAGMFLLELIALSVSVGPDGQKLQQRVERHGLLGALMLGVVFALTFCPVSAGLFFGGLVPLSLEHRSWLVLPVVYGVGTAVPVLAFALLIATGARSVGAAFDRLTQFEWWARRVTGVVFVLVGVYYCLRYIFGIL; this is encoded by the coding sequence ATGGAAGGTTTCATTCTCGCTTTGGCCAGCGCGGTGTGGCTTGGGGTACTGACGTCGATCAGTCCGTGTCCGCTGGCGACGAACATCGCGGCGATTTCGTTTATCGGTCGGCGGGTCGGCCGCATTCGAATGGTGCTGCTATCGGGGTTGGTTTACACGCTGGGGCGCTCGATCGTCTATGCGGCGATTGCGGCGATGCTGGTGCTGAGCCTTTTGTCGATTCCGGGGGTTTCGAACTTTTTGCAGACGTATATGAACAAGCTGCTTGGGCCGGTCTTGATCGTAGCTGGGATGTTTCTGCTCGAACTGATCGCGTTGAGTGTTTCGGTGGGGCCGGACGGGCAGAAGCTTCAGCAGCGGGTTGAGCGGCATGGGCTGCTGGGTGCTTTAATGCTGGGCGTGGTGTTCGCGCTGACGTTCTGTCCGGTGTCGGCGGGCTTGTTTTTCGGCGGGTTGGTTCCGCTGTCGCTGGAGCATCGTTCGTGGCTGGTGTTGCCGGTCGTTTACGGGGTCGGGACGGCGGTTCCCGTGTTGGCGTTCGCCTTGCTGATCGCCACCGGGGCCCGGTCGGTCGGCGCGGCGTTCGATCGCCTGACGCAGTTCGAATGGTGGGCGCGGCGTGTTACGGGCGTGGTCTTCGTGCTGGTGGGCGTTTACTATTGTCTACGATACATCTTTGGTATCCTCTAA
- a CDS encoding arsenite methyltransferase, producing MNEDQIKRAVRDGYAKVARKGGCCCSPKTGCCGGSPAERISKSIGYSEEELGQVPEGANLGLGCGNPLALAALEAGETVLDLGSGAGFDCFLAAKRVGPSGRVIGVDMTPEMVEKARESAQSDGYSNVEFRLGEIENLPVDDGSVDVVISNCVINLVPDKQRAFKEAYRVLKPGGRLMVSDVVLNKPLPESVRESAQAYVGCLAGAVSEAEYLGAVEQAGFGGIEVRERQAFPIDVMLNDPTAQAVLETPEVSEADLCAAGEAVVSIKVFAVKQEDRA from the coding sequence ATGAACGAGGACCAGATCAAGCGGGCGGTACGGGATGGTTATGCGAAGGTCGCGCGGAAAGGCGGGTGTTGCTGTTCGCCGAAGACGGGTTGCTGCGGCGGGAGTCCGGCGGAGCGGATCAGCAAGAGCATCGGCTACAGCGAGGAGGAGTTGGGCCAAGTGCCTGAAGGGGCGAACCTGGGTCTGGGCTGCGGCAATCCGCTGGCGTTGGCGGCGTTAGAGGCGGGCGAGACGGTGCTGGATCTTGGGTCGGGTGCGGGGTTTGACTGTTTCCTGGCCGCGAAGCGCGTGGGTCCGAGCGGGCGGGTTATCGGGGTTGACATGACGCCGGAGATGGTCGAGAAGGCGCGCGAGAGCGCGCAGTCCGACGGTTATTCCAATGTTGAGTTTCGGCTGGGTGAGATTGAGAACCTGCCCGTCGACGACGGGTCGGTTGACGTCGTGATTTCGAACTGCGTGATCAATCTGGTGCCGGACAAGCAGCGGGCGTTCAAGGAGGCGTATCGGGTGCTCAAGCCGGGCGGACGGCTCATGGTTTCGGACGTGGTGTTGAACAAGCCGCTTCCCGAGTCGGTGCGGGAGTCGGCGCAGGCGTACGTCGGGTGTCTGGCCGGGGCTGTGTCGGAGGCGGAGTACCTGGGTGCGGTCGAGCAGGCCGGCTTTGGGGGTATCGAGGTCCGTGAGCGGCAGGCGTTTCCTATCGACGTGATGCTCAACGATCCGACCGCGCAGGCGGTCCTTGAGACGCCTGAGGTGTCGGAGGCGGACCTTTGCGCGGCCGGGGAAGCCGTGGTCAGTATCAAAGTGTTCGCAGTCAAACAGGAGGATCGGGCATGA